GCGTGCGGCGCCGCGAGCGCACCCGCGATGTTGATCGCGGCGCGCGCGCTGCAAGGCGTCGGCGCCGCGGCGATGCTGCCCAATTCGCTCGCGCTGCTCAACGACGCATGCCGGCACGACCCGCACCTGCGGGCGCGAGCCGTGAGCGGGTGGACGGCGGCCGGCTCGATTTCGATCGCGGCCGGCCCGGTGGTCGGCGGCCTGCTGATCGCGGCGTGGGGCTGGCGCGGCATCTTCCTCGTGAACCTGCCGCTGTGTGCGGCCGGGCTGGCGGCCGCCTTTGCATGGATCCCCGCGCGCCGTGCAGCGGCAGCGCCGGCCGCGCCCGCCCGTTCCATCCGCTCACTCGACCTGCGCGGCCAGTTCATCGCGATCGCGATGCTGACCGCGCTGACCGGTGCCGTGATCGAATGGCGGCCGCTCGGCTTCACGCATCCGGTCGTCGCCGGTGGCTTCGCGCTGGCCGCACTCGCCGCGCTCGCGTTCGTCGCGGTGGAAGCGCGCACGGCCACGCCGATGCTGCCGCTGTCGCTGTTCCGCCATCGCACGTTCAGCGCGGCCGTGCTGTTCGGGATCTGCGTGAACCTCACGTACTACGGCACCGTGTTCGTGCTCGCGCTGTACCTGCAGCGCGCACGCGGCGAATCGGCGTTGCAGGCCGGCCTCGCGTTCCTGCCGCTGACGGGTGGCTTCCTGCTGTCGAACCTCGCAAGCGGCCGCGTCGTGGCGCGCCACGGCCCACGGGCGCCGATGCTGGCCGGTGCGCTCGTCGCCGCGCTCGGCTACGGGTCGCTGCATTTCATCGACGCGTCGACGCCGCTGGCCGTCCTGCTCGTGCCGTTCCTGCTGATTCCGACGGGCATGGGTTTCGCGGTGCCGGCAATGACGACCGCCGTGCTCGCGTCGGTCGCGCCCGAGCGGGCCGGCATCGCGTCGGCCGTGCTGAATACCGCGCGGCAGGCCGGCGGCGCGATGGGCGTGGCCGCGTTCGGCGCGCTCGCCGGCGGTGGCGGCGCAGCGCAGGTCGTGGACGGGTTGCGGATCGAAACGGGCGTGTCGGTCGCGCTGCTCGTCACCGCCGCGCTGCTCGCGACGCTGGTGCGACCCGATGCGCATCGCGGCGCATCGCCCGCGCATCAGGCGGTGGCCGCGGCCGACTGAACGGGTGCGGTCATGCGTCGCCGGGGTCGCGCTGGATCAGGTGACGCCACGGAAACACGTTGCCCTTGAAGTGACTCACATAGCCGCCGCTGCCGGCCTGGATCACCATGAACGACAGCCGCGGATGCAGTGCCTGCAGCGCTTCGAGCGCCTCCCGATCGAGACAGGTGTTTCTCAGCGTCAGCGTGTGGAGCCGCTGGCCGGCCCGGCTCTTCAGCAAGCGCTCGTAGGCGGCGAACGACGTCACGCTGTTGGCATCGCGCTCGCGCTTCCACGTCGAGTGCAACGCCGTCGATTCGGAGAAATCCAGCCAGCCGAGCGACGACAGGTTGTCGCTGTCCGCAAGACGATCGATGAACTGCTGCGTGTCGTCGCCACCGCCGATGCGCAGCCGCTCGAGATGTGAAAGCGGTACGTCGAAGAAACGCGCGTCGGGTGCATTCGGCACCGTCAGCTCGGTAAGAAACGGCGCCTTCGCGGCAAAGCGGGCAATCTCGCCGCCCTCCTGCATGATCAGGTCGCGGCGCACGATCATCGACTGGTTGTGATCGGCCGGCTCGGTCGGCCGCACATACAGCGAGCGCAGCATCGGGAAGTGCGCACCCGAATCGAGCAGCGGACCGAAATCCCATTCGCGCGTGCCGTTCGCGCCTTCGTCCACACCGCTGAACGCGAGGTCGGTCACGAGATCCGCGACGTCTCGCTCTGCCAGGCATTGCAGCGTCCAGTCGAACGGTTCGTCCCACGCGCCGCCGAAGTACCGGACATGCAGCCCGGCCCGCATCGGCGCGACGGTCAGATGGTTGAAATCGGTCTGCCAAAGCGGCTCCGCCGGATCGGCATGATCGCGCCCGTCCTCGGCACCCTCGCGCTCGCGGTAGTCGTGGATACGACGCTGCAGGTCGAGCAATTGCCGATAGCCGGCAGAATCCAGCGGGTGGGACATGGCGATGCGGCTCCGGTCAACGACGATCGCGACAGTCTAGCGGACGGTGCAGCCGTCGCGCACGACGCTTATCGCCGCGGCGCGTCGGCTTCGTCGCCGACTTTTCTCACGACCGTCTCCGCCGCCTTCAAAGGCCGGCCGTCGTCATGCCGCAGCGCGAGCTTGCGAACGGCGCGCCCGGTGCTGCGGTCGACCAGCACCGAATGCGGCTCGCCGCGCGCGAACAGGTTCGCCTCGCCCCACTGCCGCAACATCACGATCACCGGAAACAGCCCTTCACCCTTTTTGGTCAGCGCGTACTCCTGGTACGCGGTGCCGTCGGATGCCGGCACGACGTCGAACACACCGGCGTCCACCAGCATCTTCAGCCGGTCGGACAGGATGTTGCTCGCGACGCCGAGGCTCGCGCGGAAATCGCCGAACCGGCGCACGCCGTCGAACGCATCGCGCACGATCAGCAACGCCCAGCGATCGCCGACGATATCGGTCGCCCGCGCCACCGGGCACGGCGAATCCGCAAGACTTTTCTGCCTGGCCATGTTCCTCTCCGCAATCTTGCCGGCCGCCTTCGCGGCAACGCCGGCCATCCGTGCACGAGCCACCGCCCGCCACACAACAGGTTGCATTTTAAAACTACTTTTCCTACACTCCATACCAATTTCAATTTGCAACTACTTTGCACGAGGGAACCCGTGGAATCTTCCTGTCATTCCGGCACCGTTGCATCGAACGTGCCGACACATGCTGCGCATCCGGCCGACGGCGGCCGCCTGTCCTCGGCGCGCGTCGCGTTGCTGGCCGTCTGCTGCGCGGCCAGTGTCGCGAACGTCTACTACGCGCAGCCGCTGCTCGATTCGATCGCGCG
This window of the Burkholderia lata genome carries:
- a CDS encoding MFS transporter, with translation MDTTAPTPAFPSALARVVATVSTGFVVTQLDVTIVNIALAHLAGDLHLPVAGLQWVVDAYTLAFAVLMLSGGALGDRFGARRLYIAGLVLFALASLACGAASAPAMLIAARALQGVGAAAMLPNSLALLNDACRHDPHLRARAVSGWTAAGSISIAAGPVVGGLLIAAWGWRGIFLVNLPLCAAGLAAAFAWIPARRAAAAPAAPARSIRSLDLRGQFIAIAMLTALTGAVIEWRPLGFTHPVVAGGFALAALAALAFVAVEARTATPMLPLSLFRHRTFSAAVLFGICVNLTYYGTVFVLALYLQRARGESALQAGLAFLPLTGGFLLSNLASGRVVARHGPRAPMLAGALVAALGYGSLHFIDASTPLAVLLVPFLLIPTGMGFAVPAMTTAVLASVAPERAGIASAVLNTARQAGGAMGVAAFGALAGGGGAAQVVDGLRIETGVSVALLVTAALLATLVRPDAHRGASPAHQAVAAAD
- a CDS encoding winged helix-turn-helix transcriptional regulator, with the protein product MARQKSLADSPCPVARATDIVGDRWALLIVRDAFDGVRRFGDFRASLGVASNILSDRLKMLVDAGVFDVVPASDGTAYQEYALTKKGEGLFPVIVMLRQWGEANLFARGEPHSVLVDRSTGRAVRKLALRHDDGRPLKAAETVVRKVGDEADAPRR